A region from the Gemmatimonadota bacterium genome encodes:
- a CDS encoding MFS transporter, with translation MSSTLFLILLSSSSYVASLPFIREAWGLNNTQSGVIFSSYLAGYAVSSLLLVPFTDRFNPFRILFFGAVLTACSGFLFPILAEGLWTACLLRFAYGVGHVCVYITGIRLASHRFAGRRRATAVGVFVSSGYAGTTVSYVFMGILLDWLDGWEPAFLTTTLPGLGSIAIAAFLVSGRSAGSTKIEDGRGKVGWLSLAPLRDRRLMLVIMAYALHTAELFVARLWLPLLLVAALMMTGFDSEASASRAATLAGFMFMTGIFSVLLGGWMSDRFGRNRTATLIFAVSGLCSFLAGWLVGLPIAWLIALGFFYGFFTAADSAIYSTAVTELAPRNLVGSAQAVQSFIGFVVGTGAPVVAGSILDLSGVQSAWILVFSFNGVLAMAGIACLLWLRRIPASSVTS, from the coding sequence TTGAGCTCCACACTATTTCTCATCCTGCTGTCCTCGTCCAGCTACGTTGCTTCCCTTCCTTTCATTCGCGAGGCGTGGGGACTGAACAACACACAGTCGGGCGTGATCTTTTCCTCGTACCTGGCCGGCTATGCCGTTTCGTCTCTGCTCCTTGTACCTTTCACCGATCGGTTCAATCCATTTCGGATTCTGTTTTTTGGTGCTGTATTGACGGCGTGCAGCGGATTCCTGTTTCCTATTCTGGCCGAGGGGCTGTGGACCGCGTGCCTGTTGCGATTCGCCTACGGAGTCGGCCATGTCTGTGTCTACATCACAGGTATCCGCCTGGCGTCGCACCGGTTTGCCGGCCGTAGACGGGCCACGGCCGTCGGCGTCTTCGTGAGCTCAGGTTACGCCGGTACGACTGTTTCGTATGTTTTCATGGGCATCTTGCTGGACTGGTTGGACGGATGGGAGCCAGCTTTTCTAACGACCACGTTGCCCGGTCTGGGAAGCATCGCTATCGCAGCATTTCTGGTTTCAGGACGGAGTGCAGGTTCGACGAAAATCGAAGATGGCCGCGGGAAGGTCGGCTGGCTGTCCCTCGCGCCGCTTCGTGACCGCCGGCTGATGCTGGTGATCATGGCCTATGCGCTGCACACCGCCGAGCTCTTCGTGGCCCGCCTGTGGCTGCCGCTGCTTCTCGTCGCCGCACTCATGATGACGGGATTTGATTCGGAAGCCTCAGCATCGCGGGCCGCCACCCTGGCCGGATTCATGTTCATGACGGGCATTTTCAGCGTGCTGTTGGGCGGATGGATGTCGGATCGGTTCGGGCGAAACAGGACGGCCACTTTGATCTTCGCGGTAAGCGGTCTCTGTTCTTTTCTCGCCGGGTGGCTGGTGGGACTTCCTATTGCCTGGCTTATTGCGCTGGGTTTCTTTTACGGGTTCTTCACGGCGGCCGATTCCGCCATCTACTCGACGGCCGTCACGGAACTCGCCCCGAGGAACCTGGTCGGTTCCGCGCAGGCCGTGCAGTCCTTCATTGGGTTCGTCGTGGGAACCGGCGCACCGGTGGTCGCGGGATCGATTCTCGACCTCTCCGGCGTGCAGTCTGCGTGGATTCTGGTATTCAGTTTCAACGGCGTATTGGCCATGGCGGGCATAGCGTGCCTGTTATGGCTCCGGCGCATTCCGGCCTCGAGCGTTACTTCCTAG